One window from the genome of bacterium encodes:
- a CDS encoding Fic family protein: protein MIDTIKSSVQANLFEFLFRSGSGKSSELHSFIARKGADDVSLVTIKRLLGRLQKEGSLAVAGKGPATRYALTPLGRLTAKVDAHAYCAEEPDRRFGLAGYQFDLFPALAFDPFSPKELEALETATAGYRGKSNGLSEALRRKELERFVIELSWKSSKIEGNTYTLLDTERLLKDGSEAAGHGKDEATMILNHKAAFSYITEHRERFSALTRAGAEEVHDLLTRGLSVARGFRSGLVGVTGSRYRPLDNRYQIEEAFEELAHAVGRMPHGYAKALVALVGLSYIQPFEDGNKRSARLMGNALLLSHGLSPLSYRSVSEEAYREAMLAFYELNTLEPFKALFLEQYRFSAETYALS from the coding sequence ATGATTGATACGATAAAAAGTTCCGTTCAAGCGAATCTCTTTGAATTCTTATTCCGGAGTGGCAGCGGCAAGTCCTCCGAGCTGCATTCTTTCATTGCTCGAAAAGGAGCGGACGACGTGTCGCTCGTTACGATAAAACGGCTTTTGGGAAGGCTGCAAAAAGAAGGATCCCTTGCGGTCGCGGGGAAAGGTCCAGCCACCCGCTACGCCCTTACTCCTTTGGGAAGACTTACGGCAAAAGTCGATGCGCACGCATACTGCGCCGAGGAACCCGACCGCCGGTTCGGTCTGGCCGGGTATCAGTTCGATCTTTTCCCGGCGCTCGCCTTCGATCCGTTCTCTCCGAAAGAACTCGAAGCGCTCGAAACGGCAACCGCTGGGTATCGGGGAAAATCGAACGGGCTATCGGAAGCGCTCCGTCGGAAAGAGCTCGAGCGTTTCGTGATAGAGCTCTCGTGGAAATCGTCGAAGATAGAAGGCAACACCTACACGCTCCTTGATACCGAGCGTCTCCTTAAAGACGGCAGCGAAGCGGCGGGGCACGGCAAGGACGAGGCGACGATGATCCTCAATCACAAAGCCGCGTTTTCTTATATTACCGAGCATCGCGAACGGTTTTCGGCATTGACGCGCGCGGGCGCGGAGGAGGTGCATGATCTTCTTACCCGCGGGCTGTCGGTCGCACGCGGCTTCCGCTCCGGCCTCGTGGGGGTGACCGGCTCCCGCTATCGGCCGCTCGACAACCGCTACCAGATCGAGGAGGCTTTCGAAGAGCTCGCGCACGCGGTCGGCCGCATGCCGCACGGCTACGCGAAAGCGCTCGTCGCGCTCGTCGGCCTAAGCTACATCCAGCCGTTTGAGGACGGCAACAAGCGGTCGGCGCGCCTCATGGGGAATGCGCTCCTTCTTTCCCACGGCCTTTCGCCGCTCTCCTATCGGAGCGTGAGCGAAGAGGCATACCGCGAGGCGATGCTCGCATTCTACGAGCTCAACACTCTCGAGCCGTTCAAGGCGCTTTTTCTCGAGCAGTATCGGTTCTCCGCCGAAACGTACGCGCTTTCGTGA
- the rny gene encoding ribonuclease Y — protein sequence MSLKIILTLLALSGVAGIAFGYVLRVLVSLSQRGSLELEIKQRILAAKEAAAKVLEEAQARAEALETEMLDPLREREERLAKKEEFLDERQRDLDTATEDVREREREAENAMEVADELSKKRTKELERAGHLTEKDAREALIKEVESGQEEAILTRIQKLEAHGRERLEEKARSILIAAIHRLGNAVNAEVMSLAVTIPSEEMKGKIIGKEGRNIKAFERATGVDVLIDDAPDKITLSSFDPLRRHIAKIALEKLIADGRIQPAKIEEAVEKTRAEVAEIVKQEGEKAAYEAGVVGLDPKLIALLGRLHFRTSYGQNVLTHSVEMAHLASMLATELGADAAVARTGALLHDIGKAVDHEVQGTHVEIGRRLLEKFGVDKRVIQAMQSHHEEYPYETPESIIVQVADAVSGGRPGARRDTVERYLERLGELERIAGGFEGVEKVYAIQAGREIRVFVNPGKITDLAMHRLAKDISKRIQEELKYPGEIKINIIRENRVVEFAR from the coding sequence ATGTCTCTCAAGATCATCCTCACCCTGCTCGCGCTCTCGGGCGTCGCGGGAATCGCGTTCGGCTACGTGCTCCGCGTCCTCGTCTCGCTCTCACAGCGGGGCTCTTTGGAATTGGAAATCAAGCAGCGGATCCTCGCCGCCAAGGAAGCGGCCGCGAAGGTGCTCGAAGAGGCGCAGGCCAGGGCCGAGGCCCTTGAGACCGAAATGCTCGATCCCCTCCGGGAACGCGAGGAACGGCTTGCGAAGAAAGAAGAATTCCTCGACGAGCGCCAGCGCGACCTCGATACCGCGACGGAAGACGTTCGCGAGCGCGAGCGCGAGGCCGAGAATGCGATGGAAGTCGCCGACGAACTTTCAAAGAAACGCACCAAAGAACTCGAACGCGCTGGCCACCTCACGGAAAAGGACGCGCGCGAGGCTTTGATAAAAGAGGTAGAGAGCGGGCAGGAGGAGGCCATTCTTACGCGCATCCAGAAGCTCGAAGCGCACGGCCGCGAGCGGCTCGAGGAAAAGGCACGCAGCATCCTGATTGCCGCAATACACCGCCTCGGGAATGCCGTAAACGCGGAGGTGATGAGCCTTGCCGTCACCATCCCCTCAGAAGAGATGAAAGGCAAGATCATCGGCAAGGAAGGCCGCAATATAAAAGCCTTCGAGCGGGCGACGGGCGTCGATGTCCTTATCGACGATGCGCCGGATAAGATCACCCTCTCCTCTTTCGATCCGCTGCGCCGCCACATAGCGAAGATCGCGCTTGAGAAGCTTATCGCTGACGGGCGCATCCAACCCGCGAAGATAGAAGAGGCTGTCGAGAAGACCCGGGCGGAAGTCGCCGAGATAGTGAAGCAGGAGGGCGAGAAGGCCGCGTATGAAGCGGGGGTCGTCGGACTTGACCCTAAGCTCATCGCGCTTCTCGGCCGCCTCCATTTCCGTACAAGCTACGGACAGAACGTTCTCACGCACTCGGTCGAAATGGCGCATCTCGCCTCGATGCTTGCGACCGAGCTCGGGGCCGACGCGGCCGTCGCGCGAACGGGTGCCCTTCTCCACGACATCGGCAAGGCCGTCGACCACGAAGTGCAGGGCACGCACGTGGAGATCGGTCGCCGCCTTCTCGAGAAATTCGGCGTCGACAAGCGCGTGATACAAGCCATGCAGTCGCACCATGAGGAATATCCGTATGAAACGCCGGAATCGATCATCGTCCAGGTGGCGGATGCAGTATCCGGCGGACGCCCCGGCGCGAGAAGGGACACGGTAGAGCGCTATCTCGAGCGCCTCGGAGAACTCGAGCGCATCGCGGGGGGCTTCGAAGGCGTCGAGAAAGTCTATGCCATACAAGCCGGACGCGAAATACGCGTGTTCGTGAACCCGGGCAAGATTACCGATCTCGCCATGCACCGGCTCGCCAAGGATATCTCCAAGCGTATCCAGGAAGAGCTCAAGTACCCGGGGGAAATAAAGATAAATATCATACGGGAGAACAGGGTGGTGGAGTTTGCACGGTAA
- the clpP gene encoding ATP-dependent Clp endopeptidase proteolytic subunit ClpP, producing MQKHSTPSASMLVPMVIEKSQFGERAYDIFSRLLRERIIFLGGGIDNDTANLVIAQMLFLESEDPKKDIQLYINSPGGSVTATLAMVDTMNHIKPDVSTVCVGMAASGGAILLSAGKKGKRFALPNAEVMIHQPSGGAEGQATDIEITAKQILKLRSSLNKMLAANTGQPLEKIEKDVERDFFMTADEAKKYGIVDQVYKGK from the coding sequence ATGCAAAAACACAGCACTCCGAGCGCATCCATGCTCGTTCCGATGGTCATCGAGAAATCGCAGTTCGGCGAGCGCGCATACGATATCTTCTCGCGTCTCCTTCGCGAGCGCATCATTTTCCTTGGCGGCGGCATCGACAACGATACTGCGAACCTCGTTATCGCGCAGATGCTCTTTCTCGAGTCGGAAGACCCGAAGAAGGATATCCAGCTCTATATAAACTCCCCCGGCGGCTCGGTCACGGCAACGCTTGCCATGGTCGATACCATGAATCACATCAAGCCTGACGTCTCGACCGTATGCGTCGGCATGGCGGCATCCGGCGGCGCGATACTTCTCTCGGCCGGGAAGAAGGGCAAGCGCTTCGCGCTTCCGAACGCGGAAGTGATGATCCATCAGCCCTCGGGAGGCGCCGAAGGCCAGGCGACCGACATCGAGATCACCGCGAAGCAGATACTCAAGCTTCGTTCGAGCCTCAACAAGATGCTCGCCGCGAACACCGGGCAGCCGCTTGAAAAGATCGAGAAGGACGTCGAGCGCGACTTCTTCATGACCGCCGACGAGGCGAAGAAATACGGGATCGTTGACCAGGTGTATAAGGGGAAATAG
- a CDS encoding phosphoglycerate mutase family protein → MKSPGMESREVPPKILFKVTLMRHEKPYYKDEGHDLTPEGVERAVETGKQMREQGTVSDEDEIYLVHSPQPRAKGTLEFVAQGAGLEGKPMVSSNQLRKSDFLDMDAFLARVAELGHDQEKIAQDHYTHPMHAEGSVIVEPHAHKKERLYRAFEYLLKWFESHPAEGKTAHVIAVSHFEIITHLIDDVFGMENIGRYNAPSFGEAVQIEARPTAESNRVLLKVTFDGKTKDVYFDRAARSIVIDGQAAS, encoded by the coding sequence ATGAAATCTCCGGGCATGGAAAGCCGGGAAGTCCCTCCGAAAATCCTTTTCAAGGTTACTCTCATGCGGCATGAGAAGCCGTATTACAAGGACGAAGGCCATGATCTGACGCCAGAAGGGGTCGAGCGCGCGGTGGAGACAGGAAAGCAGATGCGGGAACAGGGAACGGTAAGCGACGAGGATGAGATATATCTCGTGCATTCGCCCCAGCCGCGCGCGAAAGGTACGCTCGAATTCGTCGCGCAAGGAGCGGGTTTGGAAGGAAAGCCTATGGTGAGCAGCAACCAGCTCCGCAAGAGCGACTTTCTGGATATGGACGCGTTTTTGGCGCGGGTAGCGGAACTCGGCCATGACCAGGAAAAGATAGCGCAAGACCACTACACGCACCCGATGCATGCGGAAGGTTCCGTGATCGTCGAGCCGCATGCGCACAAGAAGGAAAGGCTGTATCGCGCATTCGAATATCTTCTCAAGTGGTTCGAGAGCCATCCGGCAGAAGGGAAGACCGCGCACGTCATCGCGGTATCCCATTTCGAGATCATTACCCACCTAATCGATGACGTCTTCGGTATGGAAAACATCGGAAGATATAATGCGCCGAGTTTCGGCGAGGCAGTCCAGATCGAAGCCCGGCCGACTGCGGAAAGCAACCGGGTGCTCCTGAAGGTTACTTTTGACGGGAAAACCAAGGATGTTTATTTCGACCGGGCCGCCCGTTCCATCGTTATCGACGGCCAGGCCGCCTCCTAA
- a CDS encoding ATP-binding protein, producing the protein MKIYLPNSAFLGNIDSFFRGFDPSDPQTLQVTANKNWISVHPLVLTMLAALGNTITPENLHFEVLEARSKHYFERMGLFKHLGLYSGMSITEHDPSGRFIPLTQVIDATDLTRFVTDMIPLLHLSPTHAEPIRYIVSELVRNVIEHAETREGAFVAAQYYPKSNTIRIGICDAGIGITKSIRRSHQASGDLQAIRLALTPGITGTTPREGGNEQNAGAGLFFVKSIAAVNGDFFGIYSGNAFYKLLRQDKESRDLLHPDPFEDRHSAGQDYPYWQGTAIGIDICLDAHERFTTLLGHIRGAYARAVRERKRDRYRKPVFI; encoded by the coding sequence ATGAAGATTTATCTGCCAAACAGCGCTTTCCTTGGAAACATAGACTCCTTCTTCCGGGGATTTGACCCAAGCGATCCCCAGACACTTCAGGTAACTGCGAACAAGAATTGGATATCGGTTCACCCACTCGTGCTCACTATGCTTGCCGCACTTGGTAACACGATTACCCCGGAGAATCTCCATTTCGAGGTGCTTGAGGCGCGTTCGAAGCATTACTTCGAACGTATGGGTCTTTTCAAGCACCTGGGCTTGTATTCCGGCATGTCCATTACCGAACATGACCCAAGCGGCAGATTCATACCGCTTACGCAGGTTATCGACGCGACTGACCTTACGCGGTTCGTCACCGACATGATCCCCTTACTCCATCTTTCTCCGACTCATGCGGAACCAATCCGGTATATCGTGAGCGAACTGGTGCGGAACGTGATCGAACACGCGGAAACCAGGGAAGGCGCGTTCGTTGCCGCTCAATATTATCCAAAGAGCAACACAATCCGGATCGGTATCTGCGACGCCGGGATCGGTATTACGAAAAGTATCCGCCGTTCTCATCAGGCTAGTGGCGACCTGCAAGCCATCCGCCTTGCCCTGACTCCGGGAATTACCGGTACGACGCCGCGCGAGGGTGGCAATGAGCAGAATGCGGGAGCCGGATTGTTCTTCGTGAAATCAATCGCGGCCGTCAATGGAGACTTCTTCGGTATCTATAGCGGGAACGCATTCTACAAGCTTCTGCGGCAAGACAAAGAATCTCGCGATCTCCTTCATCCCGACCCGTTTGAGGATCGACATTCGGCGGGGCAGGACTATCCGTACTGGCAGGGAACGGCAATTGGTATCGATATATGTCTTGACGCCCACGAGCGCTTTACCACCCTTCTCGGTCATATACGGGGTGCATACGCCAGAGCCGTCCGCGAACGCAAGCGTGACCGCTATAGAAAACCCGTATTCATATGA
- a CDS encoding HU family DNA-binding protein, whose protein sequence is MNKAAIVDKVHGVLGSTKADAERAVETMIECITDGLKKGDEVSIAGLGIFVAKARPARTGRNPRTGESIKIAATRTPKFRAAKALKDAVK, encoded by the coding sequence ATGAATAAAGCAGCTATCGTAGACAAAGTGCACGGCGTTCTTGGTTCGACCAAGGCGGACGCGGAGCGCGCGGTCGAGACGATGATCGAGTGCATCACGGACGGCCTCAAGAAAGGCGACGAGGTTTCGATCGCAGGCCTCGGCATCTTCGTAGCGAAGGCCCGCCCGGCACGCACCGGCAGGAACCCCCGCACCGGCGAGTCAATCAAGATCGCCGCGACCCGCACTCCGAAGTTCCGCGCGGCCAAGGCGCTTAAGGACGCGGTTAAATAG
- a CDS encoding STAS-like domain-containing protein encodes MKTIPLRPLTGPFAENKDIARMIRLEMITPALSEDGEVILDFSGIEGATQSFVHALISELFRQHGSQILDRIRFRDCNSTLQEVITIVTEYMQEAE; translated from the coding sequence ATGAAAACCATACCTTTACGGCCCCTTACGGGCCCGTTTGCCGAAAACAAGGATATCGCGAGGATGATCCGGCTTGAGATGATTACTCCCGCGCTCTCCGAAGATGGAGAAGTCATTCTCGACTTCTCAGGAATCGAGGGAGCAACCCAGTCTTTCGTTCACGCGCTTATCAGCGAACTGTTTCGTCAGCACGGAAGCCAGATTCTCGACCGCATCAGGTTCAGGGACTGCAACAGTACGTTGCAGGAGGTCATCACGATAGTGACCGAGTATATGCAGGAAGCGGAATAA